Proteins encoded in a region of the Rutidosis leptorrhynchoides isolate AG116_Rl617_1_P2 chromosome 9, CSIRO_AGI_Rlap_v1, whole genome shotgun sequence genome:
- the LOC139868731 gene encoding uncharacterized protein — protein sequence MGDSGDATSFVTLINKLDFGDPLYLHPSDITSGTPIISIKLKGTENYNIWSRSMLLALGTKNKIGFINGTCVKSTTDEVLAAQWERCNTVVLSWILGTLTEEIYSGQIFNSLALNVWNDLKETYDKKDGSVIFNLHHKINSLKQNDSPLSEYYHNLNSLWKQYDSMVSSPPCTCGADACTCAASVSVENNNKMMKLMQFLMGLNDVYMPIRSNILLRDPLPDVKVAYAIISREESHRINSLKDTSSKSQNSTFAVQGPNKSYNSNNNNNMSNFNNNRCPNPNLKCKKCNKIGHTIERCFEIVGYPPNFKRNTNNNNRNYNNFNNFKNTSNNNATSNEASTSSSTPLSFSNEQMLKFLSLINDVPAAAPANAMSNMEDTFFNASIKFNTNFNKLFNSNLSQPKLIHKGWIIDSGANQHMTLSSNDLSNIVDVSGLKLTVGHPNRTQALIKGIGDLVLNKFITLKDVLIVPEYCVSLMSVSKLSKDNGLIVSFNELTCYVQDLRDRKIKGTASINLWHNRLGHPSDQVLSVLKTKLNLKDKINTEPCEFLTFTNSKGIVHQTTCAYTPQQNGIVERKHRTPTVVLNGKSPYEMVFKSDPNLSHLKWFRCLCFSVDLNPKDKFSSRSIKCVLIGFSNVKKGYKLLSLEDKSIFYSRDVKFYETVFPLKHKSAANDFKIDFSNNFLNQNFFDDIFKFDTNYTSSPNDEGRVTDTCKGSSDSAHLNEHSPTATHNEDSSSSPEGNIDASNTESNENTNELRRSSRSTVFPKKFDDFVVEGKVKYGIEKVVNYANLSPENFCFVSNLNKTFEPKSYEQACNNPYWVEAMNLEIEALNRNNT from the exons ATGGGGGATAGTGGGGATGCTACCTCATTCGTAACCTTAATCAATAAACTTGATTTTGGTGACCCTTTATATCTTCATCCAAGTGATATAACTTCTGGTACACCTATAATTTCTATTAAACTCAAAGGTACAGAAAATTATAATATTTGGAGTAGATCAATGCTTCTAGCATTGGGTACTAAAAACAAAATTGGTTTTATTAATGGAACTTGTGTCAAAAGTACAACTGATGAAGTGTTAGCTGCTCAATGGGAAAGGTGTAACACAGTTGTATTATCTTGGATCTTGGGAACATTGACTGAAGAAATTTATTCAGGTCAAATCTTTAATAGTCTTGCTTTGAATGTTTGGAATGATTTAaaagaaacttatgataaaaagGATGGATCTGTTATTTTCAATCTACATCATAAAATAAACTCTTTAAAGCAAAATGATAGTCCTCTATCAGAATACTATCATAATCTTAATAGTTTGTGGAAACAATATGATTCAATGGTGTCCTCACCTCCTTGTACTTGTGGTGCAGATGCCTGCACTTGTGCAGCATCTGTATCTgtggaaaataataataaaatgatgaaaCTTATGCAGTTTTTAATGGGATTAAATGATGTTTATATGCCAATAAGAAGTAATATTTTATTGAGAGATCCATTACCAGATGTTAAAGTTGCTTATGCCATAATCTCAAGAGAAGAATCTCACAGAATTAATTCTTTAAAGGATACAAGTTCTAAAAGTCAGAATTCTACTTTTGCAGTCCAAGGTCCAAACAAATCATataatagtaataacaacaataatatgtcCAACTTTAATAATAACAGATGTCCTAATCCTAATCTAAAATGCAAAAAATGCAATAAAATTGGTCATACTATTGAAAGATGTTTTGAGATTGTTGGGTATCCACCAAACTTTAAAAGAAATACAAATAATAACAACAGGAACTACAACAATTTCAATAACTTTAAGAACACATCAAATAATAATGCCACTTCTAATGAAGCAAGCACTAGCTCTTCCACTCCTCTTTCTTTTTCAAATGAGCAGATGCTTAAATTTCTTAGTCTTATCAATGATGTACCTGCTGCTGCTCCTGCAAATGCAATGTCAAATATGGAAGATACTTTCTTCAATGCAAGCATAAaatttaatactaattttaataaattatttaaCTCAAATCTGTCTCAACCAAAGTTGATTCATAAAGGATGGATCATTGATTCTGGAGCCAATCAACATATGACTCTTTCTAGCAATGATTTGAGTAATATTGTTGATGTCTCTGGTTTGAAGTTAACTGTAGGACATCCAAATAGGACTCAAGCCCTGATTAAAGGGATTGGTGATCTTGTATTAAACAAGTTCATTACCCTTAAAGATGTTCTTATAGTTCCTGAATATTGTGTTAGTCTTATGTCTGTATCAAAACTTTCAAAGGATAATGGACTCATTGTCAGTTTTAATGAATTAACTTGCTATGTTCAGGATTTGAGGGACAGGAAAATAAAAGGGACTG CTTCAATTAATTTGTGGCACAATAGGCTTGGTCATCCATCTGATCAAGTCTTGTCTGTTCTTAAAACCAAACTTAATCTTAAAGATAAAATTAATACTGAACCTTGTGAG TTTTTAACTTTTACTAACAGCAAAGGAATAGTACATCAAACTACATGTGCTtacacacctcaacagaatggcatTGTTGAGAGGAAACATAG AACTCCTACTGTTGTGCTAAATGGAAAGTCTCCTTATGAAATGGTGTTTAAGTCTGATCCTAATCTCTCCCATTTAAAGTGGTTTAGATGTTTATGTTTTTCTGTTGATTTAAATCCAAAAGATAAATTTAGTAGTAGATCTATTAAATGTGTTTTGATTGGTTTTTCTAATGTTAAAAAAGGTTATAAGTTGTTGAGTCTTGAAGATAAAAGTATTTTTTATTCAAGAGATGTTAAATTCTATGAAACAGTGTTTCCTTTAAAACATAAGTCTGCTGCAAATGATTTCAAAATTGATTTTTCTAATAATTTTTTGAATCAAAATTTCTTTGATGATATTTTTAAATTTGACACCAATTACACTtcaagtcccaatgatgaagggagagtTACTGATACTTGTAAGGGTAGTAGTGATAGTGCTCATTTAAATGAGCATAGTCCTACAGCAACACACAATGAAGATTCATCTTCATCTCCTGAGGGCAACATTGATGCTTCTAATACTGAATCAAATGAAAACACTAATGAATTAAGAAGATCTTCTAGAAGCACTGTTTTTCCAAAAAAGTTTGATGACTTTGTTGTTGAGGGTAAAGTAAAATATGGTATTGAAAAAGTTGTGAATTATGCAAACCTAAGTCCTGAAAATTTTTGCTTTGTTTCTAATCTCAATAAAACATTTGAACCTAAATCTTATGAACAAGCATGCAATAATCCATATTGGGTTGAAGCCATGAACCTTGAAATAGAAGCTCTTAACAGAAATAATACATAG